In one Bacillus thuringiensis genomic region, the following are encoded:
- the prmC gene encoding peptide chain release factor N(5)-glutamine methyltransferase has translation MRVYEALKWASSFLQENGRDENAGEIVLCHVLKVNRTGLLMNMREEITEDQEKSFTEFIHKHVEGIPIQYMIGYEMFYGRSFFVNEEVLIPRPETEELIVGVLERIERHFGDEKLHVADIGTGSGAISITLALENENLHVYTVDIAQESIEVAKENAKALGAEVTFYHGDLLSPFHKTGQKLDVVVSNPPYIPEEDWRGLSPVVKEHEPKRALVGGEDGLDFYRRFMEELPNVLQKKAIVAFEIGVGQGEDVKRLLQQAFPHAHVEVVFDINGKDRMVFAEME, from the coding sequence ATGCGTGTCTATGAAGCCCTGAAATGGGCTTCTTCTTTTTTACAGGAAAATGGACGAGATGAAAATGCGGGAGAAATTGTCCTTTGTCATGTATTAAAGGTGAACAGAACAGGATTACTTATGAATATGCGTGAAGAAATAACTGAGGATCAAGAGAAAAGCTTTACGGAGTTTATCCACAAGCATGTAGAAGGTATTCCTATTCAATATATGATTGGTTATGAAATGTTTTATGGACGGTCTTTCTTTGTGAATGAAGAAGTATTAATACCAAGACCGGAAACAGAAGAGCTTATAGTGGGAGTATTAGAAAGAATCGAGCGCCATTTTGGTGATGAGAAACTACATGTAGCAGATATAGGTACAGGTAGTGGAGCGATTTCTATTACGCTTGCTTTAGAAAATGAAAATCTTCATGTTTATACAGTAGATATTGCACAAGAGTCGATTGAAGTTGCAAAAGAAAATGCAAAAGCTTTAGGTGCAGAAGTAACGTTCTATCACGGTGATTTATTGTCACCATTTCATAAAACGGGTCAAAAGCTAGATGTTGTTGTTTCAAATCCTCCATATATACCGGAAGAGGATTGGCGTGGTCTTTCTCCTGTTGTGAAAGAGCATGAGCCGAAGAGAGCACTTGTTGGTGGTGAAGACGGATTAGATTTCTATCGCCGTTTTATGGAAGAATTGCCGAATGTGTTGCAGAAGAAAGCGATTGTGGCGTTTGAAATTGGAGTAGGACAAGGTGAGGATGTAAAAAGATTGTTACAACAAGCTTTTCCACATGCTCATGTTGAGGTTGTTTTCGATATTAACGGAAAAGATCGTATGGTATTTGCAGAGATGGAGTAA
- the prfA gene encoding peptide chain release factor 1 produces MLDRLQAVENRYEKLNELLSDPAIISDSNKLREYSKEQSDIQETVEVYREYKDVREQLKDAKAMLEDKLDAEMREMVKEEVSELESQDKTLSERLKILLVPKDPNDDKNVIVEVRGAAGGDEAALFAGDLYRMYSRYAEVQGWKTEIIEASYTELGGYKEIIFMINGKGAFAKLKFENGAHRVQRVPETESGGRIHTSTATVAVLPEAEEVEIDIHEKDVRVDTFASSGPGGQSVNTTMSAVRLTHLPTGVVVSCQDEKSQIKNKEKAMKVLRARVYDKFRQEAQAEYDQNRKQAVGTGDRSERIRTYNFPQNRVTDHRIGLTIQKLDQILQGKLDDFINALVMEDQAQKMEAAE; encoded by the coding sequence GTGTTAGATCGTTTGCAAGCTGTAGAAAATCGTTATGAGAAGTTAAATGAATTGTTAAGTGATCCAGCGATTATTAGTGATTCAAATAAGCTTCGTGAATATTCAAAGGAACAGTCTGATATACAGGAAACGGTAGAGGTGTATCGTGAGTATAAGGATGTTCGTGAGCAATTAAAAGATGCGAAAGCAATGTTAGAAGATAAGTTAGACGCAGAAATGCGTGAAATGGTAAAAGAAGAAGTTTCTGAGTTAGAATCACAAGATAAAACATTATCAGAGCGTCTGAAAATTTTACTTGTTCCAAAAGACCCTAATGATGATAAGAACGTTATCGTTGAGGTTCGTGGAGCTGCTGGTGGAGACGAGGCAGCTTTATTTGCTGGTGACTTATACCGTATGTATAGCCGTTACGCTGAGGTACAGGGCTGGAAAACGGAGATTATTGAGGCTAGCTATACAGAGTTAGGTGGATATAAAGAGATTATCTTTATGATTAATGGTAAAGGTGCTTTCGCGAAGCTGAAATTCGAGAATGGTGCTCACCGTGTACAACGTGTTCCTGAAACGGAATCTGGTGGACGTATTCATACATCTACAGCAACTGTAGCTGTATTACCAGAGGCAGAAGAAGTAGAAATTGATATTCATGAGAAAGATGTTCGTGTTGATACATTCGCTTCTAGTGGACCTGGTGGACAGAGCGTTAATACAACGATGTCAGCGGTGCGTTTAACGCATTTACCGACTGGTGTAGTTGTATCTTGTCAGGATGAGAAATCACAGATCAAGAATAAAGAAAAAGCGATGAAAGTATTACGCGCACGTGTTTATGATAAGTTTAGACAAGAAGCGCAAGCTGAGTATGATCAAAACCGTAAACAAGCTGTTGGTACGGGAGATCGTTCAGAGCGTATTCGTACGTATAACTTCCCGCAAAACCGTGTTACAGACCATCGAATCGGTTTAACGATTCAAAAGCTAGATCAAATCTTACAAGGTAAGTTAGATGATTTCATCAATGCCTTAGTGATGGAAGATCAGGCTCAAAAGATGGAGGCAGCTGAGTAA
- a CDS encoding thymidine kinase has product MYLINQNGWIEVICGSMFSGKSEELIRRVRRTQFAKQHAIVFKPCIDNRYSEEDVVSHNGLKVKAVPVSASKDIFEHITEELDVIAIDEVQFFDGDIVEVVQVLANRGYRVIVAGLDQDFRGLPFGQVPQLMAIAEHVTKLQAVCSVCGSPASRTQRLIDGEPAAFDDPIILVGASESYEPRCRHCHAVPANKDK; this is encoded by the coding sequence ATGTACTTAATAAATCAAAATGGCTGGATTGAAGTGATTTGCGGTAGTATGTTTTCTGGCAAGTCAGAAGAGCTAATCCGCCGTGTGCGCCGTACGCAATTTGCAAAACAACATGCAATTGTATTTAAACCATGTATTGATAATCGATATAGTGAAGAAGATGTTGTATCACATAACGGATTAAAGGTAAAAGCAGTTCCTGTTTCAGCTTCAAAGGATATATTTGAACATATTACAGAAGAGCTGGATGTTATTGCAATCGATGAGGTGCAATTTTTTGATGGGGACATTGTGGAAGTGGTGCAAGTATTGGCAAATCGTGGCTATCGTGTCATTGTAGCTGGTTTAGACCAAGATTTCCGTGGTCTACCATTTGGACAAGTTCCTCAGCTGATGGCGATTGCTGAACATGTGACAAAACTACAAGCAGTATGTTCTGTATGTGGATCTCCAGCAAGTCGTACACAACGATTAATTGATGGAGAACCAGCGGCATTTGATGATCCAATTATTTTAGTTGGAGCTTCAGAATCGTATGAACCACGTTGTCGTCATTGTCATGCAGTACCTGCAAACAAAGATAAGTAA
- a CDS encoding type B 50S ribosomal protein L31: MKAGIHPDYKKVVFMDTNTGFKFLSGSTKGSNETVEWEDGNTYPLLKVEISSDSHPFYTGRQKFATADGRVDRFNKKYGLK, from the coding sequence ATGAAAGCAGGAATTCACCCAGATTACAAGAAAGTTGTATTCATGGACACAAACACAGGCTTCAAATTCTTAAGCGGATCTACTAAAGGATCTAACGAAACTGTTGAGTGGGAAGATGGTAACACTTATCCATTACTAAAAGTTGAGATCAGTTCTGATTCTCACCCATTCTACACTGGACGTCAGAAGTTTGCTACTGCAGACGGACGCGTTGACCGCTTCAATAAGAAATACGGTCTTAAGTAA
- the rho gene encoding transcription termination factor Rho, with protein MNLSIAALENMKLKELYELAKEFKISYYSKLTKKELIFSILKARAEKEGFFFMEGVLEIIQSEGFGFLRPINYSPSSEDIYISASQIRRFDLRNGDKVSGKVRPPKENERYFGLLQVEAVNGDDPDSAKERVHFPALTPLYPDRQMKLETEPKKLPTRIMDLIAPVGFGQRGLIVAPPKAGKTSLLKEIAHSVTTNHPEAELIVLLIDERPEEVTDIERSVKGDVVSSTFDEVPENHIKVAELVLERAMRLVEHKKDVIILMDSITRLARAYNLVIPPSGRTLSGGIDPAAFHRPKRFFGAARNIEEGGSLTILATALVDTGSRMDDVIYEEFKGTGNMELHLDRSLAERRIFPAIDIRRSGTRKEDLLIPKEHLDKLWGIRKTMRDTPDFVESFLRKLRQTKTNEEFLQNIVADSKRYVTTK; from the coding sequence ATGAATTTGTCAATTGCAGCATTAGAAAACATGAAATTAAAAGAGTTATACGAGCTTGCGAAAGAATTTAAGATTTCGTATTATAGCAAGTTAACGAAAAAAGAGTTAATTTTTTCTATTTTGAAAGCTCGAGCAGAAAAAGAAGGTTTCTTTTTCATGGAAGGTGTATTAGAAATTATTCAATCAGAAGGATTTGGATTCCTACGTCCTATCAACTATTCTCCAAGCTCAGAAGATATTTATATCTCAGCTTCGCAAATTCGTCGTTTCGATTTACGTAATGGAGACAAGGTTTCTGGTAAAGTACGACCTCCGAAAGAAAATGAACGCTATTTTGGGTTATTACAAGTTGAAGCTGTAAATGGAGATGATCCAGATTCAGCAAAAGAGCGTGTGCATTTCCCTGCATTAACACCATTATACCCAGATCGCCAAATGAAATTGGAAACGGAACCGAAAAAGTTACCGACACGCATCATGGATTTAATCGCACCAGTTGGATTTGGACAACGTGGTTTAATTGTTGCGCCTCCAAAGGCTGGTAAAACAAGTCTATTAAAAGAAATCGCGCACAGTGTTACAACAAATCATCCGGAAGCAGAATTAATTGTACTTTTAATTGATGAGCGTCCAGAGGAAGTAACAGACATTGAACGTTCTGTTAAAGGAGATGTTGTAAGTTCTACTTTTGATGAAGTACCAGAAAATCATATTAAAGTAGCTGAGCTTGTGTTAGAACGTGCGATGCGTCTTGTAGAGCACAAGAAAGATGTTATCATTTTAATGGATAGTATTACCCGTTTAGCTCGAGCTTACAACCTCGTTATTCCACCAAGTGGTAGAACATTATCAGGCGGTATCGATCCAGCTGCCTTCCATAGACCGAAGCGTTTCTTTGGAGCTGCGCGTAATATTGAAGAAGGCGGTAGCTTAACAATTTTAGCAACAGCCCTTGTTGATACAGGATCCCGTATGGACGATGTTATTTACGAGGAATTTAAAGGAACTGGAAATATGGAACTTCACTTAGATCGTTCATTAGCTGAACGTCGTATCTTCCCGGCGATTGATATTCGTCGTTCTGGTACACGTAAAGAAGATCTATTAATTCCAAAAGAACATTTAGACAAGTTATGGGGCATTCGTAAAACAATGCGTGATACACCAGACTTCGTTGAAAGTTTCTTACGTAAGCTTCGTCAAACGAAGACAAATGAAGAGTTTTTACAAAACATTGTTGCAGACTCGAAAAGGTATGTAACAACTAAGTAA
- the glpX gene encoding class II fructose-bisphosphatase — MERSLSMELVRVTEAAALSSARWMGRGKKDEADGAATSAMRDVFDTIPMKGTVVIGEGEMDEAPMLYIGEKLGTGYGPRVDVAVDPLEGTNIVAAGGWNALAVIAIADHGNLLHAPDMYMDKIAVGPEAVGAVDIDAPIIDNLRAVAKAKNKDIEDVVATVLNRPRHQEIIEEIRKAGARIKLINDGDVAGAINTAFDRTGVDILFGSGGAPEGVLAAVALKCLGGEIHGKLLPQNEAELARCKKMGIEDINRILRMEDLVKGDDAIFAATGVTDGELLRGVQFKGSVGTTQSLVMRAKSGTVRFVDGRHSLNKKPNLVIK, encoded by the coding sequence GTGGAAAGAAGTTTATCTATGGAGTTAGTACGTGTAACAGAGGCTGCAGCTTTATCATCAGCGCGTTGGATGGGGCGCGGGAAAAAGGATGAAGCAGATGGTGCAGCAACATCAGCTATGCGTGATGTATTTGATACAATTCCGATGAAAGGTACAGTTGTAATTGGTGAAGGTGAGATGGATGAAGCACCAATGCTATATATCGGAGAGAAATTAGGTACAGGATATGGACCACGTGTAGACGTTGCGGTTGATCCTTTAGAAGGGACAAACATCGTAGCAGCTGGTGGCTGGAATGCTCTTGCTGTTATTGCAATTGCAGACCACGGTAATTTGTTACATGCCCCTGACATGTACATGGATAAAATCGCGGTTGGCCCAGAAGCAGTCGGGGCGGTCGACATTGATGCGCCTATTATTGATAACTTACGTGCAGTTGCGAAAGCAAAAAATAAAGATATTGAAGATGTTGTAGCGACAGTTTTAAATCGTCCACGTCATCAAGAAATTATCGAAGAAATTCGTAAAGCTGGTGCTCGCATTAAATTAATTAATGATGGAGATGTAGCTGGAGCAATTAATACAGCATTTGATCGTACAGGTGTAGATATTTTATTTGGATCTGGTGGAGCACCTGAAGGTGTATTAGCAGCAGTTGCTTTAAAATGTTTAGGTGGAGAAATTCACGGAAAACTATTGCCACAAAACGAAGCTGAATTAGCACGTTGTAAAAAAATGGGCATAGAAGACATTAATCGTATCCTTCGTATGGAGGACTTAGTAAAAGGTGACGATGCAATCTTTGCAGCAACAGGCGTAACAGATGGAGAACTATTACGCGGTGTTCAATTTAAAGGTAGCGTAGGCACAACGCAATCCCTTGTTATGCGCGCAAAATCAGGCACAGTTCGCTTCGTAGATGGCCGTCATAGCTTAAATAAAAAACCGAACTTGGTTATTAAGTAA
- the murA gene encoding UDP-N-acetylglucosamine 1-carboxyvinyltransferase, with product MEKLLIEGGRALNGTIRVSGAKNSAVALIPATILADTPVTIGGVPNISDVKMLGDLLEEIGGKVTYGQEEEMVVDPSNMVAMPLPNGKVKKLRASYYLMGAMLGRFKKAVIGLPGGCHLGPRPIDQHIKGFEALGAHVTNEQGAIYLRADELRGARIYLDVVSVGATINIMLAAVRAKGRTVIENAAKEPEIIDVATLLTSMGARIKGAGTDVIRIDGVDSLHGCHHTIIPDRIEAGTYMILGAASGGEVTVDNVIPQHLESVTAKLREAGVQVETNDDQITVNGNGKLKVVDIKTLVYPGFPTDLQQPFTTLLTKAHGTGVVTDTIYGARFKHIDELRRMNAQIKVEGRSAIVTGPVLLQGAKVKASDLRAGAALVIAGLMADGITEVTGLEHIDRGYENIVDKLKGLGANIWREQMTKQEIEEMKNA from the coding sequence ATGGAAAAATTGCTAATTGAAGGCGGAAGAGCTTTAAATGGAACAATTCGAGTAAGTGGTGCAAAGAACAGTGCCGTTGCATTAATTCCAGCGACAATTTTAGCAGATACTCCAGTAACTATTGGTGGTGTCCCTAATATTTCGGACGTGAAAATGTTAGGAGACTTACTAGAGGAAATTGGAGGGAAAGTAACTTATGGACAGGAGGAGGAGATGGTAGTCGATCCTTCTAACATGGTTGCAATGCCTTTGCCAAATGGAAAAGTGAAAAAATTGCGCGCTTCTTATTATTTAATGGGTGCGATGCTTGGCCGTTTTAAAAAAGCTGTTATTGGGCTTCCGGGTGGATGTCATTTAGGACCGAGGCCGATTGATCAGCATATTAAAGGGTTTGAAGCGCTAGGTGCACATGTTACGAATGAACAAGGTGCCATCTATTTAAGAGCAGATGAGCTACGTGGGGCACGTATTTATTTAGATGTTGTTAGTGTAGGAGCTACGATTAATATTATGCTAGCAGCTGTACGAGCGAAAGGTAGAACTGTTATTGAAAATGCAGCGAAAGAGCCCGAGATCATTGATGTAGCTACATTGTTAACAAGCATGGGAGCACGTATTAAAGGTGCTGGTACAGATGTAATCCGAATAGATGGTGTGGACTCTTTACATGGTTGTCACCATACTATCATCCCAGATCGTATTGAAGCTGGTACGTATATGATTCTAGGAGCTGCATCAGGAGGAGAAGTAACGGTTGATAATGTTATTCCTCAGCATTTAGAATCAGTTACTGCAAAGCTAAGAGAAGCTGGTGTTCAAGTTGAAACGAACGATGATCAAATTACGGTGAACGGTAATGGAAAGCTAAAAGTAGTTGATATCAAAACGCTTGTATATCCAGGTTTTCCAACGGATTTACAACAGCCGTTTACGACGCTTTTAACAAAGGCGCACGGGACGGGAGTTGTAACAGATACAATTTACGGTGCCCGTTTCAAGCACATTGATGAATTACGTCGTATGAATGCTCAAATTAAAGTAGAGGGTCGTTCGGCAATTGTAACTGGTCCTGTGTTACTGCAAGGTGCAAAAGTGAAGGCGAGTGATTTACGAGCGGGAGCGGCACTTGTTATTGCAGGGTTAATGGCAGATGGAATTACAGAAGTAACAGGACTTGAGCATATTGATCGAGGTTATGAGAATATAGTGGACAAGCTTAAAGGGCTTGGAGCAAACATTTGGCGAGAACAAATGACAAAGCAAGAAATTGAAGAGATGAAGAACGCATAA
- a CDS encoding class II fructose-bisphosphate aldolase has translation MPLVSMKEMLNKALEGKYAVGQFNMNNLEWTQAILAAAEEEKSPVILGVSEGAARHMTGFKTVVAMVKALIEEMNITVPVAIHLDHGSSFEKCKEAIDAGFTSVMIDASHHPFEENVETTKQVVEYAHARNVSVEAELGTVGGQEDDVIAEGVIYADPAECKHLVEATGIDCLAPALGSVHGPYKGEPNLGFAEMEQVRDFTGVPLVLHGGTGIPTADIEKAISLGTSKINVNTENQIEFTKAVREVLNKDQEVYDPRKFIGPGRDAIKATVIGKIREFGSNGKA, from the coding sequence ATGCCTTTAGTTTCTATGAAAGAAATGCTAAACAAAGCACTAGAAGGAAAATACGCAGTTGGTCAATTCAACATGAACAACTTAGAGTGGACTCAAGCTATCTTAGCTGCTGCGGAAGAAGAAAAATCTCCTGTAATCCTAGGTGTATCTGAGGGTGCAGCTCGTCATATGACTGGTTTCAAAACAGTTGTAGCTATGGTTAAAGCTTTAATCGAAGAAATGAACATCACTGTTCCTGTAGCGATTCACCTTGACCATGGTTCAAGCTTCGAAAAATGTAAAGAAGCAATCGATGCAGGTTTCACATCTGTAATGATTGACGCTTCTCACCACCCATTCGAAGAAAACGTTGAAACTACTAAACAAGTAGTAGAATACGCACACGCTCGTAACGTATCTGTTGAAGCTGAGCTTGGAACAGTTGGCGGACAAGAAGACGACGTAATCGCTGAAGGCGTAATTTACGCTGACCCAGCAGAGTGTAAGCACCTTGTTGAAGCAACAGGTATCGATTGCCTAGCTCCAGCTTTAGGTTCTGTACACGGTCCTTACAAAGGTGAGCCTAACTTAGGATTCGCTGAAATGGAACAAGTTCGTGACTTCACTGGCGTACCTTTAGTATTACATGGTGGTACTGGTATCCCAACTGCTGATATCGAAAAAGCTATCTCTTTAGGTACTTCAAAAATCAACGTAAACACTGAGAACCAAATCGAGTTTACAAAAGCTGTTCGTGAAGTATTAAACAAAGACCAAGAAGTTTACGATCCTCGTAAATTTATCGGACCTGGCCGCGACGCTATCAAAGCAACTGTTATTGGTAAAATTCGCGAATTCGGTTCTAACGGTAAAGCGTAA
- the spo0F gene encoding sporulation initiation phosphotransferase Spo0F — translation MEGKILIVDDQYGIRVLLHEVFQKEGYQTFQAANGFQALDIVKKDNPDLVVLDMKIPGMDGIEILKHVKEIDESIKVILMTAYGELDMIQEAKDLGALMHFAKPFDIDEIRQAVRNELAVEA, via the coding sequence ATGGAAGGTAAAATTTTAATCGTTGATGATCAATATGGGATTCGTGTGTTATTACATGAAGTGTTCCAAAAAGAAGGTTATCAGACATTCCAAGCAGCAAATGGATTTCAAGCTTTAGATATCGTGAAAAAAGATAATCCAGATTTAGTAGTGTTAGATATGAAAATTCCAGGCATGGATGGTATAGAGATTTTAAAGCATGTAAAAGAAATTGATGAGAGTATTAAAGTAATTTTAATGACTGCTTATGGAGAGCTTGATATGATCCAAGAAGCAAAAGATTTAGGAGCTTTAATGCATTTTGCTAAACCATTTGATATTGATGAAATTCGTCAAGCTGTGAGAAATGAGCTCGCTGTAGAGGCATAA
- a CDS encoding DUF2529 domain-containing protein gives MLKIFSTQLSGYFSRVSQKEEMNIEDSARLLAQALVGDGFIYLYGTNEMEGVIAEALFGAEPMKQAKRLFENGKEAEVTSADRVLLISRFSTDEAVVEIAKKLQEEGHSIVGISALQEGTESLERYTDVHIDIKLLKGLIPDDEGNRYGFPSLIVALFAYHGIKFTIDEMLNEY, from the coding sequence ATGTTAAAAATTTTTTCAACTCAATTAAGTGGTTATTTCTCCAGAGTTTCTCAAAAAGAAGAAATGAATATAGAAGATAGCGCTCGTTTACTTGCTCAAGCACTAGTTGGCGATGGTTTCATTTATTTATATGGTACAAATGAGATGGAGGGCGTTATTGCCGAAGCACTATTCGGTGCTGAACCAATGAAGCAAGCAAAACGCTTATTTGAAAATGGTAAAGAAGCAGAAGTAACCTCTGCGGATCGTGTACTTCTTATTAGCCGTTTTTCAACAGATGAAGCGGTTGTAGAAATTGCAAAAAAACTACAAGAAGAGGGACACTCTATTGTCGGCATTTCTGCTCTTCAAGAAGGTACGGAATCACTCGAACGATATACAGACGTACATATTGATATAAAACTGTTAAAAGGTCTTATTCCAGACGATGAAGGTAATCGCTACGGATTCCCAAGTTTAATAGTAGCTTTATTTGCTTATCACGGAATCAAATTTACAATCGATGAAATGTTAAACGAATATTAA
- the pyrG gene encoding CTP synthase produces MTKYIFVTGGVVSSLGKGITAASLGRLLKNRGLNVTIQKFDPYINVDPGTMSPYQHGEVFVTDDGAETDLDLGHYERFIDINLNKYSNVTTGKIYSSVLQKERRGEYLGGTVQVIPHITNEIKERVYRSGRETNADVVITEIGGTVGDIESLPFLEAIRQIKSDIGRDNVMYIHCTLIPYLKAAGEMKTKPTQHSVKELRSLGIQPNIIVVRTEMPVSQDMKDKLALFCDIDTKAVIEARDADTLYAVPLSLQEQNMDQIVCDHLKLDNPAADMTEWTALVNKVRNLSKKTKIALVGKYVELQDAYISVVEALRHAGYSFDTDVEVKWVNAEHVTAENVKELVGDTDGILVPGGFGDRGVEGKIVAIQYARENKVPFLGICLGMQLASIEFARNVLGLEGANSSEINPDTPYAIIDLLPEQKDVEDLGGTLRLGLYPCKLAEETNAYNAYNEPVVYERHRHRYEFNNQFRPDMEKEGFVFSGTSPDGRLVEIIELKDHPWFVAAQFHPELVSRPNRPQPLFHDFVRASITNKESK; encoded by the coding sequence ATGACTAAGTATATTTTTGTAACAGGCGGTGTAGTATCGTCTTTAGGAAAAGGTATTACAGCAGCATCTCTTGGAAGACTTTTAAAAAATCGTGGTTTAAACGTAACGATTCAAAAGTTTGATCCATACATTAACGTAGACCCAGGGACTATGAGCCCATATCAACACGGTGAGGTATTCGTAACAGATGATGGCGCAGAAACTGACTTAGACCTTGGTCACTATGAGCGTTTTATCGACATTAACTTAAACAAATACAGCAACGTAACAACAGGTAAAATTTACTCTTCAGTTCTTCAAAAAGAGCGTCGCGGTGAATATTTAGGAGGAACAGTTCAAGTTATTCCTCACATTACTAACGAAATTAAAGAACGCGTATATCGTTCTGGTCGTGAAACAAATGCGGATGTTGTTATTACAGAAATCGGTGGGACTGTTGGTGACATCGAATCTCTACCATTCTTAGAAGCAATCCGTCAAATTAAGAGCGACATCGGTCGTGACAATGTAATGTACATTCACTGTACGTTAATCCCGTACTTAAAAGCAGCGGGTGAAATGAAGACAAAACCAACACAACATAGTGTTAAAGAACTTCGTAGCTTAGGTATTCAACCAAACATTATCGTTGTTCGTACAGAAATGCCTGTTTCTCAAGATATGAAAGACAAGCTTGCATTGTTCTGTGACATCGATACAAAAGCAGTTATCGAAGCTCGCGATGCAGATACTTTATATGCGGTTCCATTATCTCTTCAAGAACAAAACATGGACCAAATCGTTTGTGACCACTTAAAATTAGACAATCCAGCTGCAGATATGACAGAGTGGACTGCTCTAGTTAACAAAGTGCGTAATCTTTCTAAGAAAACAAAAATCGCTCTTGTTGGTAAATATGTAGAACTTCAAGATGCTTATATTTCTGTTGTAGAAGCACTTCGTCATGCTGGTTACTCATTCGACACAGATGTAGAAGTGAAATGGGTAAATGCTGAGCACGTAACAGCAGAAAACGTAAAAGAATTAGTTGGCGATACAGATGGTATCCTTGTACCAGGTGGCTTCGGTGATCGTGGTGTAGAAGGTAAAATCGTTGCGATTCAATATGCTCGTGAAAACAAAGTTCCATTCTTAGGAATTTGCTTAGGTATGCAACTTGCATCAATCGAATTCGCGCGTAATGTATTAGGTTTAGAAGGTGCTAACTCTTCTGAAATCAACCCTGACACACCATATGCAATCATCGACTTATTACCAGAACAAAAAGATGTAGAGGACCTAGGTGGTACACTTCGTCTTGGTCTATACCCATGTAAGCTTGCTGAAGAAACAAATGCTTACAATGCTTATAATGAGCCGGTTGTATATGAGCGTCATCGTCATCGTTATGAGTTCAACAACCAGTTCCGTCCGGATATGGAAAAAGAAGGATTTGTATTCTCTGGTACAAGCCCAGACGGCCGTCTAGTTGAAATCATTGAATTAAAAGACCACCCTTGGTTCGTGGCAGCACAGTTCCATCCAGAACTTGTTTCTCGTCCAAACCGTCCACAACCATTGTTCCATGACTTCGTAAGAGCTTCTATTACGAATAAAGAGAGCAAGTAA
- the rpoE gene encoding DNA-directed RNA polymerase subunit delta, with product MDFKQYSPEELKECSMIEVVHSVLGDKKQATTFNELVQEIAQVLGLSQEQVNAKIAQFYTDLNIDGRFINLGENRWGLRSWYPYEQIDEEILPQPKPKKKRKVEEDGFDDYIEEDEDDFDDADVSEDEDDVEDLDKVLEEEDGDDDDLDDLDEDDDDFAEEELEYDETEEEEEEEL from the coding sequence GTGGATTTTAAGCAATATTCACCAGAAGAGCTAAAAGAATGTTCAATGATTGAAGTTGTACATAGCGTTTTAGGGGATAAAAAACAAGCAACGACATTCAACGAGTTGGTTCAAGAAATCGCTCAAGTGCTGGGACTATCTCAAGAGCAAGTTAATGCGAAAATCGCACAATTTTATACAGACTTAAACATCGATGGACGTTTCATTAATTTAGGAGAAAATCGTTGGGGACTACGCAGCTGGTACCCATACGAGCAAATTGATGAAGAAATCTTGCCTCAACCAAAACCGAAGAAGAAACGTAAAGTTGAAGAAGACGGTTTTGACGACTACATTGAAGAAGATGAAGATGACTTCGACGATGCAGACGTAAGTGAAGATGAAGACGATGTAGAAGATTTGGACAAGGTTCTTGAAGAAGAAGACGGAGATGACGACGATCTTGATGATTTAGACGAAGATGACGACGACTTCGCTGAAGAAGAACTTGAGTATGATGAAACTGAAGAAGAAGAAGAGGAAGAACTGTAG